AATATTTGCATGACCGAAAAACGCGAGAGAAGAGATTTATCGTTCGATAATTATACCGACGCGCTGGCTGCGTTAAAGGAAGAGCTTGACGGCAGAGCGTACGACCCGCAGGTCGATTACATAGTGCTCACGCCGGACAGGTACACCCAGAGCGTTGAGCGCGCGTTGTTTTCGGGCGGCGGCGCGCTCGACTGCGAGGTGCTTACGATATCAAGGCTGGCTAAGCGCATTTCGCCCGTTACCACGCTGTCGCGCGAGGGCGGGGTGATGCTGACGTCGCGTGCTATCGCCGCAGTCAAGGATGAGCTCGAATACTATAAGCGCGCTTCTGCGTTCTCGGGGTTCGGGCGCGAGGCGTACGCCACGCTTTTGCAAATCGGCGCGTCCGACGTAGAGCTCGATATCGCCGCGGCGCAGGCGACCGACCGCAATACCGCTTGTAAGCTTCGCGATTTGGCGCGTATAAAAAAAGCATACGACAAACTCAAAAATGATAACGTTGACGCGGTGGACAGGCTTATCACGCTCATTAGAGAATTGCCAAATAGCGCGCTCGTTCGCCGTGCGCATTTCTATGCTATCGGCTATTCACTCGGCGATATAGACACGACGCGGCTCAACCGTCGAGTGTTTGACCGCATAGCGGGCTGTGCACTGTCATTTACCGAGTACAAAGCGACCGCGCCGAGCGGCAGAGTGCAGAGCGTTCCCGCTTTCGCCGCGCCCGACCGTATTTCTCAGTACAAATATATTTCCGCAACCATTCGCGATTACGTGGACCGCAGAGGCGGCGCGTACGGAGAGGTTTCTATAATCTGTCCCGAACCGCGCTCTCTCTTGCGTATTCTCAATGAGTACGAAATTCCGGTGTATGCCGACGAGAGCACGCCGCTTTTCGAGCAACCGTCGCTCGCCGCGATCTATCATATCTACAGGCTCAAAACAGGCGGCGACGGCGCGAGCCTTGTTTCGCTGTGCAGGAACCCGTTTTCGGGATGCGACGACTCTGACGCGCTCGTGCTTCAATCGTACGTTACCTCGCACGGCGTAGGCTACGGCGCGCTCGACCGCGATTACTCGAAAGCATCCGACGGGGTAAAGAACGCAGTCGCTTGCGCCAAGGCGCTTACTACGGCGTTCGACGGTTCGTTCGGCAACGCCGTGAAAAAGGTTATAGACGAGTTCGACTTCGAGAGTATCGCTGCGGAGCTTAATATCGGCACGGATATTGTCACGCCCGTAGTCGAGCTCGCCGAGCTGTTGAAAAATTTCGGGTCCGGCGATTTCGAAGAGGACGCCGAAAGCTTTTTTGCGGCGGCGCGCGCTCTGGAAATCAAGACCGTGCCGCGTAGGCGCGATACCGTTTCGGTCACGCTTCCGCAAACGCTTAGGCTGTCATCTGCGCCCTTCCTTATCGTCGCCGACTTTAACGAGGGCTTGCTGCCCGTCGCTTCCGCCGATGACGGATTGCTTGTTGACAGCGAGCTTTCGGCGCTCGAAAAATCGGGTAGCGTTATCGAGCCAAAGGTTGCGCTCAAAAACAAGCGCGAACGTATCGAGCTCCAAGCAGTTGTGATTAACGCAAAGAAACTGCTTTTTACGTACTCGGAAGCGGGGCGCAGTAAACCGTCGAGCTTTATGTACATGATTGCCGATAAAATCGAAGTCACAGAGTACGCCGAACAGAATAACTTTCTCGATATGGACGGAGTTCTCGAAGTCGCGTCTGGCGAGGATATAAGGTATAGGTTCGATGAAAGCTCAACGCTCGAGGCGCTTACTTTTCACGCTTGTACGACCGGCGCGGCACGCGAGATAGCGGCGCGAAAATCGTCCAAGCTTTATCAATCGGTTGCTACGGCCGTGCCCCAAAACAAAATGACGGCGGCAGGGTTCGACTCACAATTGGACGGAGTCAGCTTAGATCATTTGTCCGCGAGCGAGCTTACCGATTTTTTCACTTGTCCGTACAAGCGGTTCTTGAAGCATTCGGTCGGGTTGAAAGAGCGTCGCGTGGGCGTGCTCGGCGCGCCGGATTTCGGCACGGTCGTGCACGATTTTATGGAGTTGTTCATAAAGGACGGGACCTACGATTGCTCGCGCGAGAAGGTCGCTATGCTTGTTGATAAAGCGCTTAAAAACAAGGGGATGGAAATCGACGATATAGCCGTGCTCGGTAATCTTATCGATGACGCCGTAGATTTTGCCGTTATCAATACCGACATTATCAAGTCGGGCTCGTATATTCCCATTGCCACCGAGGATAAATTCAATATCGATCTTAACGACGGTGCGGGAGTGCGACGAGAGCTGCGCGGCATGATCGACAGAATAGACGAGTGCGGTGAGCATATCCGTATAATCGACTACAAAACTGGCAAAAAGGTTTTCTCTCTTCAAAAGTGTCTTAATGGTACCGATATGCAGCTTCCGCTGTATGCGGCGTCGGCCATGCGCAATACCGAAAACAAGAGGCTTATCGGAAAGGAAATAAGCGGCGTATTCTATGTTACGCTTGCGCAAAAGTACGACGCGGACAGCAAACCCATGAACGGGCGAATGATAAACGACGGAGATTTAATAGTCGAGTACGAGAACGATATATTGTCGCACCCTGCGAGTCGAGACGGTTATTCGTCGTCCTATCTTTTTTCCGCACGGTTAAAGAGTAAGGACGGAGAGGTCAAGGTTCACGGTAACAGTGGCTCGACGCTACTTCGCGACAAGTTCGGCGAGCTCGTAGACAGATGCGTGCGCAATGCGCTTACTGCGTACGACGAAATAGAGGACGGTTATATAGAGCGCACGCCGATAAGTAAAGGCTGCGATTACTGTCCGTTCGGCGGCATCTGTTTGGGGGACGTAAAGGTGCGTACCGCAGAGGAGGGCGACGATGAGTAATTTATTATTCGATAGCGTGAGCTTACTCATTAATGACGGCAGACCGTTTACGCCCGAGCAGTACCGCGCAATTACCGAGGACGGAAATATAATCGTGTCGGCGGGCGCGGGCAGCGGCAAAACGACGGTCATGATCGCGCGGATCATAAACAAGCTTCTTTTGGGCGCTAGCCTAAATGATATGCTTATCGTAACGTTTACTCGTGCGTCTGCGCAGGATATGCGCATTAAGCTGAATGAAAAGCTAGCTATTCTTTCGCGCCATGTCGACGAGCGGATAAGCTCCGCCGCGCTCGCCGCGCTCGAACAAACTTCGACCTGTAATATAGGCACGCTCCACAGCTATTGCCAAAAGCTTGTTAAGCAGTATTTCTTTGCGGCGGAGATCGACCCTGCGGCGGTTGTTTGCGAGGAAGGCGAAGCCGGGCTGATAAAACGCGCGGCGGTCATTGCGGCAATCGAGCGCGCAAAGAGAAGCGGCGACGAGTATTTCGCCGCGGTATCCGATATGCTCAAAACGCGCAGGAGCAGCGACGGGCTTATAGACGCGGTGTCCGATATTGTCGACTTTGCGTTGTCGACGTCCGATCCCGACGAGTATCTCGATCGCGCCAAGCCCGACGATCAATACGACGCCGCGCTAAAAAGCTTGCTTGCCGATAAGCGCGCCGATATTCAAGATAAAGTGGACGAGCTAAAACAGCGACTGCAAGCAAACGAGATGGCGGGGCATCTTGAAATAATCGACGAATTTATCGACTATATCGACGGCAAGATAAACAGCTTCACTTCGCTCGTCGGCAAAAAGTTTAAGTGCGATACCCCCGAAAAATCGATAATCGGTAAGACCTTTTCCGATTTGAGAGAGAATGTTAAAAAGCTCCGCGAGCAGTACGATGAAGCTGACAAGGCGAGGGGGATAGAGAGCTATCCGTATATTAAAGCGTTATGTGCCGTCGCTCGCGACGCGATGACCGCTTACGCCGACAGCAAAGCAAAGCAGGGCAAGATCGATTATTCCGACTTAGAACACGGTGCGTACCGTGTGCTTAAAAACGACGAGTGCTTGCAGAGCGTTATGCGCGGCGTGCGGTTCGTATTTATCGACGAGTTTCAGGACGTCAACCCGTTGCAAAACGATATTGCCAATCTTCTTGGAGCCGGCAGCGATGCTTCGGGCCATACCGACGGCGCGGAGACCTTCGTTGTCGGCGACGTCAAACAGTCCATTTACGGCTTTCGCAGATGCAGTCCGTCGCATTTCAAAAACGCAATTGCACGCGCCGAAAACGGAAGCGGAATAACACATATCGCGCTTGCAAAGAATTTCCGTTCCTCGAACGAGGTTGTAGATTTCGTAAACCGTGTTATGAGCGGTGTTATGACCGAGGATTTCGGCGGTGTGGATTACGCCACGCCCGAGCAAAAGCTCGTTTGCGGCAGACCCGATATTAAGTACGGCGACGCGCGGTTTGTTGCCGTTCCGCCCGTCGAGAAGAAAAAGCAGTCGGACGATATGAGCGGCGAGTATTCGGTTAAAAACGCCGCGGCGGGAAACGACTGCGATCCGCAGGCAAAGTTTATTGCCGATAGTATCGTCCAATATGTCGCCGAGCAAAACGAGCGCGCGGAGCGTGAAGCGCAGAATAGGGGCGAAAGCAGTAAAAAGACTGATTTCAAATTAAGCGATATTGCAGTGCTTATGCGCTCGGCAGATCCTACGTTTTGTGCTTCTCTCGCCGCAGAATTAAAGCTTCGCGGTATAAGCTACACCTTCGGGCGCAAGTCGTCTGTCAAGAGCTATCCCGAAGCGGTCGCGCTCGTAGATATAGCGCGGTGCGTGGACAACCGCCTGGACGACGTCGCGCTGTATACCGCATTGCGCTCGCCTATGGGCGGGTTCTCGGATAAAGAGCTTCTCGAAATATCTAAAACGGGAGAGTCTCTTATTCCGGAGGACGCACCATGCCTTTCGCCTAACGGCAAGGATCACGCTTTTATTCAAAAGGCGGCCGCCTACGACGGGGCGCTTAAATCTCGCTTGGACAGATTTTTCGAAATACTCGACGGGTTTACCAAGATCGCCAAGGTGCGTGACTGCGGCAGCGTTTTGGGCGAGATCACTTCGGTCATCGACTATTTCCAGTTTGTGTACGAAAACGGCGGACAGGCGGGCGCGGTGCAGGCGCTTATAGACTATGCCTCGGCGAAGCGTGTTGACCTTCATGCATTCCTCGAATATTACGACGCCGCTGACTTCGAGTTAGAAGCGGACGACAGCGGTAACGGCGTTATCATTACGACAATTCACTCGTCTAAGGGCTTGGAGTACGATTTTGTCATTGTTGCTGACCTCCAACATAGATTTAATGAGCGCGACAACGTGGGCAAGGTGATAATCGGCGACAGCGGAGTATTTATAAAATCGCCCGATACCGCCGCACGCACGCTTACTAAAAGTATCCCGTATTGCTTGGCCAACTTATCCGCGCCGCAGGTCACGCGGCAGGAAGAACTGCGCCTATTGTACGTTGCGCTTACCCGCGCCAAACGCCGACTGTTATGCTGCTGCCGCGCCGACGCGCCCGTCGCATACCCGTCGCCACCCGACGCTCGGCGTATGCTCGATTTCATGCGCAATATCGCGTCGCTGCCGAGCGACGTTCCCGATTACTCGGGAGCGCCTGCCGACGAGCCTTTAGACGTTTGCCAGAAAGCGGTTGAGGCCATAAAAACACGTTTGGAATTATCCAACGCCAAGTATACCGAAACACATAAGGCGCGTGAGCTTCCGATAAAAACTTGTGTAACGCGCGTTGCGAGCGAAGAGGAAAGCGCGGACGAGGATGAATTGCCTGTATATATTCCGCCTGTTACAGACGACGACAGAGATACGGTCGGCTCGGGCGGAGCGGACGCAAGACTGCGTGGCACGGCGTACCACCGCGCAATGGAGCTTGTCGATTTGCTAAATCCCGATATCGACAGTGTAAAGGCGGTTTGCGAAAACGCCGAGCTAGTAAACTTCGACGATATCTCGCGCGCCGTAAAGGCGGTCGCGCCGCTCGTGAGAAACGCGCGCGCACACGCCAAGGAAAAGTATTTCATAGTGGACGTCTCTGCCGACGAGCTTTATAAAACGACCGAGTATAACGGCGCCGGCGTACTTGTTCAGGGCGTTATCGATTTGTTTATCATCGACTCGGACGGTAAGGCGATTATCGTTGATTACAAGACCGGCGATCCCGAGCATTTGCGCAATGACGGCTACCGCACTCAGCTCGAGCTCTACTCCAAGGCGGTGGAAAAGTCGACGGGTATCAGGGTCAAGCGCGCCTGTCTGTATTCGTTTACTTCGGGCGAGTTTGTCGATTTTTAGGGTTGGGCGACTGCATAGAGGCGTTCACAGCCCGAAAATCGGGCGTTTTGGCCGTTTATTTGGCGATTTTTTAGCAAAATCGGAAAAAAGTTTTGCAAAAAGTATAGATTTTTTTCTTTATATATGTTAAACTAAAATATACGCGGTGTATATTAATAAATACACGGTAGTGTGGCTTAGGTTATCCTTTGCCGCCGAAAGGAGAAAATAATGCTCGAATCACTCTACAAGCTGTTCCACGAGACGCTGGGGCTTACCGCCAATCTTTGGCTGTTTGTCTTTCTCGCCGTCGTCGTAGTCGCTTTTGTCGTAGCTCTCGTTATGGGGCTCGTGAGCGGCAAGCTGAAACAAACGACCTCGGCTATGAAATCCGCCGTCGCTCATCCCGACAAGGCGGTAGCCGCTATGAA
The Clostridiales bacterium DNA segment above includes these coding regions:
- a CDS encoding UvrD-helicase domain-containing protein — encoded protein: MSNLLFDSVSLLINDGRPFTPEQYRAITEDGNIIVSAGAGSGKTTVMIARIINKLLLGASLNDMLIVTFTRASAQDMRIKLNEKLAILSRHVDERISSAALAALEQTSTCNIGTLHSYCQKLVKQYFFAAEIDPAAVVCEEGEAGLIKRAAVIAAIERAKRSGDEYFAAVSDMLKTRRSSDGLIDAVSDIVDFALSTSDPDEYLDRAKPDDQYDAALKSLLADKRADIQDKVDELKQRLQANEMAGHLEIIDEFIDYIDGKINSFTSLVGKKFKCDTPEKSIIGKTFSDLRENVKKLREQYDEADKARGIESYPYIKALCAVARDAMTAYADSKAKQGKIDYSDLEHGAYRVLKNDECLQSVMRGVRFVFIDEFQDVNPLQNDIANLLGAGSDASGHTDGAETFVVGDVKQSIYGFRRCSPSHFKNAIARAENGSGITHIALAKNFRSSNEVVDFVNRVMSGVMTEDFGGVDYATPEQKLVCGRPDIKYGDARFVAVPPVEKKKQSDDMSGEYSVKNAAAGNDCDPQAKFIADSIVQYVAEQNERAEREAQNRGESSKKTDFKLSDIAVLMRSADPTFCASLAAELKLRGISYTFGRKSSVKSYPEAVALVDIARCVDNRLDDVALYTALRSPMGGFSDKELLEISKTGESLIPEDAPCLSPNGKDHAFIQKAAAYDGALKSRLDRFFEILDGFTKIAKVRDCGSVLGEITSVIDYFQFVYENGGQAGAVQALIDYASAKRVDLHAFLEYYDAADFELEADDSGNGVIITTIHSSKGLEYDFVIVADLQHRFNERDNVGKVIIGDSGVFIKSPDTAARTLTKSIPYCLANLSAPQVTRQEELRLLYVALTRAKRRLLCCCRADAPVAYPSPPDARRMLDFMRNIASLPSDVPDYSGAPADEPLDVCQKAVEAIKTRLELSNAKYTETHKARELPIKTCVTRVASEEESADEDELPVYIPPVTDDDRDTVGSGGADARLRGTAYHRAMELVDLLNPDIDSVKAVCENAELVNFDDISRAVKAVAPLVRNARAHAKEKYFIVDVSADELYKTTEYNGAGVLVQGVIDLFIIDSDGKAIIVDYKTGDPEHLRNDGYRTQLELYSKAVEKSTGIRVKRACLYSFTSGEFVDF